A single genomic interval of Deinococcota bacterium harbors:
- a CDS encoding HAMP domain-containing histidine kinase, which translates to MKLKRDLALFWRLLISYLLVIVVSCVSLYVASEVLAPVFLDWHWKHLGLAPEMLMSGMEQLESELKAAHRRAMQQATVWGVVISGVAAGAVSLFVSSRISSPIKQMQRASRHIAAGQYHGRLNAQAPGEIGELARSFNDMAEALEHTEHRRVELLGNVAHELRTPLSSLHGYIEGLEDGMFEANAETLESCKRQVSRLERLVDDLSLLSRVEAGQETVSPSPTSAATLAEQVAASFQLQFLQKQVELIVEPLPSSLLVLADVQRTGQILSNLVANALRHTPTGGEVRLAVRALKSGEAEFRVSDTGAGIAPDDLPQVFTRFYRADKARTRGGDSGSGIGLTIAKHFVEAQGGRIGVESKVGGGSSFWFTLPRVQAAPTKRAG; encoded by the coding sequence ATGAAGCTCAAGCGCGATCTGGCCTTATTCTGGCGCCTGCTCATTTCCTACCTGCTCGTCATCGTGGTGAGTTGCGTCAGCCTTTATGTCGCTAGCGAGGTGCTGGCACCTGTGTTCCTTGACTGGCACTGGAAGCACCTGGGGCTGGCGCCAGAAATGCTGATGAGTGGGATGGAACAGTTGGAGAGCGAGTTGAAGGCTGCACATCGCCGCGCTATGCAGCAAGCGACTGTGTGGGGCGTGGTCATTTCCGGTGTAGCCGCAGGCGCCGTCAGCCTCTTTGTCAGCTCACGCATCAGCTCGCCTATCAAGCAGATGCAGCGCGCCAGCAGGCACATCGCGGCGGGGCAGTACCACGGGCGCCTGAACGCGCAGGCCCCAGGCGAGATCGGCGAGCTGGCAAGGTCCTTTAACGACATGGCTGAGGCGCTGGAGCACACCGAGCACCGCCGGGTGGAGCTTTTAGGCAACGTGGCCCATGAGCTCAGGACACCGCTCAGCAGCTTACACGGCTACATCGAAGGCTTGGAGGACGGCATGTTCGAAGCGAACGCAGAGACGCTCGAATCCTGCAAGCGGCAAGTCAGCCGACTGGAACGCCTGGTTGACGACCTCTCTTTGCTTTCAAGAGTCGAGGCCGGCCAGGAGACTGTGAGTCCTTCTCCCACCAGCGCCGCGACGCTCGCCGAGCAGGTGGCGGCGTCCTTCCAACTTCAGTTCCTCCAGAAGCAAGTTGAACTCATCGTGGAGCCACTCCCCTCCTCGCTTCTCGTTTTAGCGGACGTGCAGCGAACCGGCCAAATCTTGAGCAACTTGGTCGCCAACGCCTTGCGGCACACGCCCACTGGGGGTGAGGTTCGCCTCGCCGTGCGAGCACTCAAGTCGGGCGAAGCGGAATTTCGCGTAAGTGACACCGGTGCAGGTATCGCACCGGATGACTTGCCCCAGGTCTTTACCCGCTTCTACCGCGCCGATAAGGCGAGGACTCGCGGCGGCGATAGTGGCAGCGGCATAGGCCTCACCATCGCCAAGCACTTCGTCGAGGCGCAAGGAGGACGGATCGGGGTTGAGAGCAAGGTGGGCGGGGGTAGCAGCTTCTGGTTTACCCTGCCTCGAGTTCAGGCTGCTCCCACAAAAAGAGCAGGCTAA
- a CDS encoding DUF2933 domain-containing protein, translating to MKMCFNWKVLAGVAAVGLGIYLFDPSLALATLPLLVVALCPLMMLVMMWGMKSMNDGQGGIACSTGAQPKKGDAALNREQRLGELQAEFQRLQAEQANLAEQITALEEAKEPAVAGFKLSTTS from the coding sequence ATGAAGATGTGCTTTAACTGGAAAGTCTTGGCAGGCGTTGCCGCAGTAGGTCTTGGCATCTACCTCTTTGACCCGAGCTTGGCCCTAGCCACCCTGCCGCTCCTCGTTGTGGCGCTCTGTCCGCTCATGATGCTCGTCATGATGTGGGGCATGAAGAGCATGAACGATGGGCAAGGCGGAATTGCCTGCTCGACAGGGGCGCAGCCGAAGAAAGGGGACGCTGCGCTCAACCGCGAGCAGCGGCTCGGCGAGCTACAGGCAGAGTTTCAGCGTTTGCAAGCGGAGCAGGCGAACCTTGCCGAGCAGATCACCGCGCTCGAAGAGGCTAAAGAGCCCGCGGTTGCGGGATTTAAGCTCTCTACGACGAGTTGA
- a CDS encoding SHOCT domain-containing protein, whose amino-acid sequence MDGQSMMGVGLLLNLLILLGVMAFVVWLVHVLFPQGPTSQHEDALELAKHRYASGEIGKEEFDRIRSDL is encoded by the coding sequence ATGGACGGGCAAAGCATGATGGGAGTCGGGCTCTTGCTGAATCTCCTCATTCTCCTTGGCGTCATGGCGTTCGTCGTCTGGCTTGTCCACGTCCTCTTTCCACAGGGACCTACCTCTCAGCACGAGGACGCGCTCGAGCTCGCCAAACACCGCTACGCCTCGGGTGAAATCGGCAAAGAAGAGTTCGACCGCATTAGAAGCGACCTTTAA
- a CDS encoding ABC transporter ATP-binding protein → MNLAYSSRRHVDPVTGAAALEVHDLSVDYPGSSGPALRNIHLRVPVGARVALVGPNGAGKSTLLKAVAGLLPARSGNLLIYGNPVGACHHRVVYLPQRGDIDWRFPVSLRRLVLTGRYVHLGWLRRPGHHDREVVAGVIEQLGLSALAERQIGQLSGGQQQRALLARALAQEADLLLLDEPLNAVDADTRAVIAEVLSNLGRQAKTVVTATHDLGRLEADFDGALYLAGGREVSPPPGAFTGMRVGEELVWTG, encoded by the coding sequence TTGAACCTTGCCTACAGCAGCCGCAGGCACGTTGATCCGGTCACGGGCGCCGCGGCCCTGGAGGTGCATGACCTCAGCGTGGACTATCCCGGCAGCAGCGGACCCGCACTCCGCAACATTCACCTGCGCGTGCCGGTGGGGGCGCGCGTAGCGCTAGTCGGCCCCAACGGCGCGGGTAAGTCCACGCTGCTTAAAGCCGTTGCCGGCTTGCTTCCGGCACGCAGCGGCAACCTCCTTATCTACGGCAATCCCGTGGGCGCCTGCCACCACCGGGTGGTTTACCTTCCTCAACGTGGCGACATCGACTGGCGCTTTCCCGTCAGTCTGCGGCGGCTAGTGCTGACCGGGCGCTACGTCCACCTCGGCTGGCTGCGGCGTCCCGGTCATCACGACCGTGAGGTCGTTGCCGGAGTGATTGAACAACTGGGTCTGAGTGCCTTGGCGGAGCGCCAGATCGGGCAGCTCTCCGGCGGGCAGCAGCAGCGCGCTCTGCTGGCTCGCGCGCTGGCGCAGGAGGCTGATCTTCTTCTCCTCGATGAGCCGCTCAACGCGGTGGACGCGGACACTCGCGCGGTCATCGCGGAGGTGCTCTCGAACCTCGGGCGCCAGGCCAAGACCGTGGTCACCGCGACGCACGACCTGGGGAGGCTCGAGGCGGACTTCGACGGTGCGCTCTACCTGGCCGGAGGGCGGGAAGTCTCGCCACCACCGGGAGCGTTCACCGGGATGCGGGTGGGAGAAGAGCTGGTATGGACTGGCTGA
- a CDS encoding metal ABC transporter permease gives MDWLIAPFRYPFMQTALAAAVLVGLTCAVIGVYVVLRRMAFIGDALAHTVLPGLVVAYLNSWSLLGGALIAGVLTALGIGTLSRREVVREDTAIGILFTAMFALGIVLMSTQRSFRDLTHILFGNILGVSPVDLVVIAVMAVIVLLALLAFHKELELTSFDPTHAEVIGLRADRLRYLLLVLLAFTVVMGIQAVGVILINALLVTPAAAAALLTNSLPRMMLIAALIATLSGIAGLYVSYYSNVPSGAAIVLTCTTFFAMAWLLRTVRQSGAQAFREQEDQKIP, from the coding sequence ATGGACTGGCTGATCGCGCCCTTCCGTTATCCCTTTATGCAAACAGCGTTAGCGGCCGCTGTCCTGGTCGGCTTAACCTGCGCCGTCATCGGCGTGTACGTCGTCCTGCGGCGTATGGCCTTTATCGGGGATGCGCTGGCGCACACCGTGCTGCCGGGACTGGTCGTGGCGTACCTCAACAGTTGGAGTCTGCTCGGTGGAGCGCTGATCGCCGGGGTACTGACCGCGCTCGGCATCGGCACCTTGTCGCGGCGCGAGGTGGTGCGTGAGGACACTGCCATTGGCATTCTCTTTACCGCCATGTTCGCCTTGGGGATTGTGCTCATGAGCACCCAGCGCTCGTTTCGCGACCTGACGCACATCCTCTTCGGCAATATCCTCGGGGTGAGTCCTGTCGATCTTGTTGTCATCGCGGTCATGGCCGTGATCGTGCTGCTCGCCCTCCTCGCCTTTCATAAAGAGCTGGAACTGACCTCGTTCGACCCGACGCACGCCGAAGTCATTGGCCTGCGCGCCGACAGGCTGCGCTATCTGCTGCTGGTGCTGCTGGCGTTCACCGTCGTGATGGGCATTCAGGCTGTGGGCGTCATTTTGATCAACGCTTTGCTAGTAACCCCGGCCGCTGCCGCCGCGCTGCTGACGAACAGCTTGCCGCGCATGATGCTTATCGCGGCGCTTATCGCCACCCTGTCAGGCATTGCTGGGTTGTATGTCTCCTACTACAGCAACGTGCCCTCGGGCGCGGCCATCGTGCTGACCTGTACGACATTCTTTGCCATGGCTTGGCTCCTACGTACGGTGCGCCAGTCGGGCGCCCAAGCGTTCCGGGAGCAAGAGGACCAGAAGATTCCCTAG
- a CDS encoding PepSY domain-containing protein, whose protein sequence is MKRSVTVGLVLASLVLALALAQGMMAEPGNQRSPGMMGDMMPMQEQMQQMVELCTSMMQEMPGMMGMMMGQGMMGQDMGQGMMGPGMMQPGTTVRYSPADAETLARAFLAGHAPGAETEQVEATADAYLISFRDGDTQGTLRVDATTGEVQQVQQPENR, encoded by the coding sequence GTGAAACGCTCTGTTACCGTAGGTTTGGTGCTGGCCTCACTCGTCCTGGCCTTGGCGCTAGCGCAGGGCATGATGGCTGAGCCCGGAAACCAAAGAAGCCCCGGCATGATGGGCGACATGATGCCGATGCAGGAACAAATGCAGCAGATGGTGGAACTTTGCACCAGCATGATGCAGGAGATGCCTGGAATGATGGGTATGATGATGGGTCAAGGCATGATGGGTCAAGATATGGGTCAAGGCATGATGGGACCCGGCATGATGCAGCCTGGAACTACGGTGCGCTATAGCCCAGCCGATGCTGAAACCTTGGCTCGAGCCTTCTTGGCAGGGCATGCACCAGGCGCTGAAACTGAACAGGTTGAAGCTACTGCCGACGCTTACCTCATCAGCTTCCGCGACGGCGACACCCAGGGAACCCTCAGGGTGGATGCCACCACGGGTGAGGTGCAACAGGTTCAGCAGCCAGAGAATCGGTAG
- a CDS encoding zinc ABC transporter substrate-binding protein, with protein MKKLLAGVVLTLSLTAFAQNDALKVVATYSIVGDFVQNVGGDAIDLSVLVGPDTDAHTFEPTPSEVVTLGEAEVIFENGLEFEPWLDRLYTSSGSTATRVVVTDGIGLLTTEDDHESEEEEHDGEEDHEAEEGPGHQAEGAEHGDEHGEFDPHVWHDVRNAVLMVENIRDALIQADPSNADRYTANAEAYIAQLEALDAFVEERVATLPQDRRRLVTSHDTFAYFADRYGFEVVGTVLPSVTTEVADPSAGELAALIDDIRAAGVPAIFAENVSNLGLLERVASGAGVSVAPPLYTDALGTPGSEGASYIDMMRYNVTTIVEVLND; from the coding sequence ATGAAAAAACTGCTTGCAGGGGTGGTACTCACCCTCAGCTTAACCGCTTTTGCCCAAAACGACGCTCTTAAGGTGGTCGCCACCTACAGCATTGTGGGCGATTTTGTGCAGAACGTCGGCGGTGACGCTATTGACCTGAGCGTGCTGGTGGGACCGGATACGGATGCGCATACCTTTGAACCGACGCCGTCCGAGGTCGTCACACTCGGTGAGGCCGAGGTGATCTTCGAGAACGGCCTAGAGTTCGAGCCCTGGCTGGACCGGCTCTATACCTCTTCAGGGTCAACGGCTACCCGTGTTGTCGTGACTGACGGAATCGGGCTGCTAACCACGGAAGATGACCATGAAAGCGAAGAGGAAGAGCACGACGGCGAAGAGGACCATGAGGCTGAAGAGGGGCCGGGGCACCAGGCTGAAGGGGCCGAGCATGGTGACGAGCACGGCGAGTTCGACCCCCATGTCTGGCACGACGTGCGTAACGCGGTCCTTATGGTAGAAAACATCCGTGATGCGCTTATTCAGGCTGACCCAAGTAATGCTGACCGGTATACCGCCAATGCTGAGGCTTATATCGCTCAGCTTGAAGCGCTGGACGCGTTTGTCGAGGAGCGGGTTGCGACCTTACCCCAGGACCGCCGCAGGCTGGTCACCAGCCACGACACCTTCGCTTACTTTGCCGATCGCTACGGCTTCGAAGTGGTGGGAACTGTGCTCCCTTCCGTGACCACGGAAGTCGCCGACCCCTCAGCAGGCGAACTGGCCGCACTGATTGACGATATCCGGGCGGCAGGCGTGCCCGCGATCTTCGCTGAGAACGTGAGCAACCTCGGCCTCTTAGAAAGGGTCGCCTCAGGAGCCGGGGTCAGCGTCGCGCCGCCGCTCTATACGGACGCCTTGGGCACGCCGGGAAGCGAAGGCGCAAGCTATATCGATATGATGCGCTATAACGTCACCACGATCGTCGAGGTACTCAACGATTGA
- a CDS encoding response regulator transcription factor — MPKPVPSILIVEDDPDIVCVVQTYLEGAAYQVDTALDGITGLALALDRYPNLIVLDWMLPGLDGLEFMKRLRREQRTPVIMLTARSEESDRIIGLDAGADDYVSKPFSPRELVARVKAMLRRDEMLTGRPQDLIKRASLVIDPSSRSVTVGEREIALTSLEFDLLYTLASQPGRVFRRDELLERVWGNDFGGVDRVVDVHISNLRQKIEGASPGAPVLMTVRGVGYKFREDHK, encoded by the coding sequence ATGCCAAAGCCAGTACCAAGCATTTTAATTGTAGAGGATGACCCGGACATTGTGTGTGTGGTGCAAACCTACCTCGAGGGTGCGGCTTATCAGGTGGATACGGCTCTAGACGGCATTACCGGTTTGGCCTTAGCCCTCGACAGGTACCCCAATCTGATCGTGCTCGACTGGATGCTGCCGGGTCTAGACGGACTTGAGTTCATGAAGCGCCTGCGCCGCGAGCAGCGCACCCCGGTCATCATGCTGACCGCCAGGAGCGAGGAGAGTGACCGAATCATAGGCCTTGACGCCGGTGCCGACGACTACGTCAGCAAGCCCTTCAGCCCGCGTGAACTGGTGGCCCGGGTCAAAGCCATGCTGCGCCGGGACGAGATGCTCACGGGGCGCCCTCAGGACCTGATCAAGCGGGCAAGCTTGGTCATCGATCCCTCGAGCCGCAGCGTTACGGTAGGCGAGCGTGAAATCGCGTTGACCTCCCTTGAGTTTGACCTGCTCTATACGCTGGCGAGCCAACCCGGCCGGGTGTTTCGGCGCGACGAACTTTTGGAGCGGGTCTGGGGTAACGATTTTGGAGGTGTGGACCGAGTGGTGGATGTCCACATCTCCAACCTTCGGCAGAAGATCGAAGGCGCTTCGCCAGGGGCGCCTGTCCTCATGACGGTGCGGGGGGTGGGCTACAAGTTCAGGGAGGACCATAAATGA